The Quercus robur chromosome 3, dhQueRobu3.1, whole genome shotgun sequence DNA segment GTATAGCATCTCGAGAGCAGTTACATTAACGACTCTGTACACCTGCTCTTGGCCGATAAAAGGGAGCCCTTGATCATCAGACGGAGTGTAATAGAGATTAGTAGGCATCGACAAGATTTCAATTCCGTTGACAAAAGCAAATGAATTGGAATCGCTTGGAGTTAAGGTTAAGTTCAGCCTCTGACCTTCCTCGATGTTGACACAGAATTCTCTAAATATGGTGTCACCGGAATCATCATCAGCGTCTGCTGTAAGCGAAGCATTAAAATTGCGAAGAAGAATAAAAGGTCCAGCTTTGACAGAAAATCGGGCTTTAGAGAATTCAAAGGTGCCGTAAGTAGCTGGGTAGAAGTATAGTCGAACGAATTTTTGGCCTGCAGTGACTGATGAGAATATATAGCTGAATGGGGAGAGAGATAAGCGGGCTGTTGTATAGGGTACTCGGGTAGCAGAGGAGGATTGCTGCACAACGCTTGCAGTTAGAGATGCATTGTTTTGAAGATGTTCAACTGGGAAGAATATAGAATTCTCGTCTCCAATCCAGGTCCGACCATCTAGTGCGGTCGAATTGCCGGAGGAGCCACAGTCAAGGTTAATTTCGTCCTCTGGTATGTAAGGAAACGGAGAGTTGCTGCCGACCGTGCTGGTCACGTGGTGCAGCAAGAAGGCGATGTAGAGAGATGTGAAACATGGTTGGAGGGTGGCCCAAAGATACGCGTTGCTTCGATTTCCCTTGCCCATTGTAGCAGAGACAAAGTGAGTGCGTATGATGTCAAGGACGGGCCAGGACTCCGAGTCAAGGTGAGctgaagtataaaaaaaaaaattattataaaactctaatttttattattattgaatattAAGAAACTCTAATTAGTATTAATAAATCAATCAGTCAATTTGATTTAAGGAAGAAAATATTTCTGTATTAGTTAATATCGGTatgtcattttaaaattatcattactttaaaatatatatttattgtacattatataatatcaatatattaacctaatatataataatataaaaatacattatatttGAACTAGAATTATATAATCTTTATTTTAGTTTTCCGTTTCCCACCACTGACCCACCTACAAGCcagccttttgtttttgtttttatctgaTTTATTCTCCTCCACCCATTCCTTATCttctagactttttttttttttttctctctacctttTCCAT contains these protein-coding regions:
- the LOC126719193 gene encoding receptor-like protein kinase FERONIA, with the protein product MGKGNRSNAYLWATLQPCFTSLYIAFLLHHVTSTVGSNSPFPYIPEDEINLDCGSSGNSTALDGRTWIGDENSIFFPVEHLQNNASLTASVVQQSSSATRVPYTTARLSLSPFSYIFSSVTAGQKFVRLYFYPATYGTFEFSKARFSVKAGPFILLRNFNASLTADADDDSGDTIFREFCVNIEEGQRLNLTLTPSDSNSFAFVNGIEILSMPTNLYYTPSDDQGLPFIGQEQVYRVVNVTALEMLYRINVGGRSIPPTDDTGMFRTWNSDEEYLTEDTSSVLPVNSTIEINFSQIPPYTAPEEVYKIARTLGTNRSSNKLYNLTWQLPVDSQFDYLIGVGGFGDVYKGYIHTDGGATHVAIKRLKPGSQQGVQEFKTEIEILYLFRGINASKSVLVRHVR